A window of Etheostoma spectabile isolate EspeVRDwgs_2016 chromosome 18, UIUC_Espe_1.0, whole genome shotgun sequence contains these coding sequences:
- the LOC116706025 gene encoding gap junction beta-7 protein, with protein MNWGFLENLLSGVNKYSTVIGRIWLSVVFLFRILVYVAAAEQVWKDEQKDFVCNTRQPGCENACFDHFFPISQVRLWALQLIMVSTPSLLVALHVAYREHREAKHKRKLYKDKGSIDGGLFCTYIISLVFKISFEVGSLLAFYFLYNGFEVPMLLRCSQSPCPNTEDCYVARATEKKIFLYIMACTSILCITLNFVELMYIVWKHLWKCFTRRYIPIEEKTARHRQSHVSIASKSVSVEPTVNTEDNITQPAPTAENQPV; from the coding sequence ATGAACTGGGGCTTTTTGGAGAACCTCCTCAGCGGGGTGAACAAGTACTCTACAGTGATCGGGCGCATCTGGCTTTCCGTGGTCTTTCTCTTCAGGATCTTGGTGTACGTGGCAGCGGCCGAGCAGGTGTGGAAGGATGAGCAGAAGGATTTTGTGTGTAACACCCGGCAGCCTGGCTGTGAAAACGCCTGTTTCGACCACTTCTTCCCCATCTCGCAGGTGCGCCTCTGGGCCCTGCAGCTCATCATGGTGTCCACCCCGTCACTGCTGGTGGCCCTGCACGTGGCCTACAGGGAGCACCGGGAGGCCAAACACAAGCGGAAACTGTACAAGGACAAAGGGAGTATTGATGGAGGTCTGTTCTGCACCTACATCATCAGCCTGGTCTTCAAGATATCCTTCGAGGTAGGCTCCCTGCTTGCTTTCTACTTCCTGTACAATGGCTTTGAGGTGCCCATGCTGCTCCGCTGTAGCCAGAGTCCCTGTCCCAACACGGAGGACTGTTACGTTGCTAGAGCCACAGAGAAGAAGATCTTCCTCTACATCATGGCCTGCACATCCATACTGTGCATCACTCTGAATTTTGTAGAGCTCATGTACATTGTATGGAAGCACTTGTGGAAGTGTTTCACCAGGCGGTACATCCCTATAGAGGAGAAGACTGCCAGGCACCGCCAGTCACATGTTTCCATCGCCAGCAAGAGTGTCTCTGTTGAGCCCACAGTAAACACAGAGGACAACATCACACAGCCTGCACCCACCGCTGAAAACCAGCCGGTCTAG